From Triticum aestivum cultivar Chinese Spring chromosome 4A, IWGSC CS RefSeq v2.1, whole genome shotgun sequence, a single genomic window includes:
- the LOC123085830 gene encoding nascent polypeptide-associated complex subunit alpha-like protein 1, whose translation MTAQTAEELAAQIEQEQLEAKKTEAEEVVVEDDDDDDDDNDDDDDDDDNDDLDGQEGDASGKSKQSRSEKKSRKAMLKLGMKSITGVSRVTVKKSKNILFVISKPDVFKSPNSDTYVIFGEAKIEDLSSQLQSQAAEQFKAPDLSQMISSPEASGVEHDDNEVVNDEGVEPKDIELVMTQAGVSRAKAVRALKSANGDIVTAIMEVTT comes from the exons ATGACGGCGCAGActgccgaggagctcgccgcccaGATCGAGCAGGAGCAGCTCGAGGCGAAGAAAACAGAG GCAGAGGAGGTTGTggttgaggatgatgatgatgatgatgacgacaacgacgacgacgacgatgatgatgacaatgatgatttGGATG GGCAAGAAGGTGATGCCAGTGGCAAATCAAAACAAAGCAGGAGTGAGAAGAAGAGCCGCAAGGCAATGCTGAAGCTTGGCATGAAATCCATCACTGGTGTAAGCCGTGTCACTGTGAAGAAAAGCAAGAAT ATATTGTTCGTCATCTCAAAGCCAGATGTGTTCAAGAGCCCAAATTCAGATACGTATGTTATTTTCGGTGAAGCCAAGATTGAGGATCTCAGCTCCCAGCTGCAGAGCCAGGCTGCAGAACAATTCAAGGCTCCTGACCTGAGTCAAATGATCTCAAGTCCTGAGGCGTCGGGCGTGGAGCATGATGACAACGAGGTTGTCAACGATGAGGGAGTCGAGCCAAAGGACATCGAGCTGGTGATGACACAGGCGGGCGTCTCAAGGGCCAAGGCTGTCAGGGCTCTCAAGTCTGCCAATGGAGACATTGTCACTGCCATTATGGAGGTCACAACTTAA